GACCCTACTAATACACTCTTCTAATGATTATAAATCATGCAACTCACCTAATCTTAAGAACTCGTATGTATAATTATACAGTAATCAAAATCATTACCAGTTTAAACCGAAAGAAAGtagcttgaagatgaagaaggagcTCTGTAGTTCCATATCCCTCACATGTCACAGCATGTTGGAGAATCCTGCATGGTAATGAATAAAGCATTTACTGATCCAAAACCAAAGAGAATAAACTACTTAAAGAGTATCTCTCCCCTTTTTTAAGCTCTTTTAAGAGTAACCCGTGTGTTGCCTTCAGTCTCACGCTGGGGTCGAGTAAACAAGTCACGCCTTCCCAACACCTTATAATCACTAGTGTCTCTGTTTCCAGCTCTACGAAATCATAAATCAAAATCATAAATCTCTTTgctaagtatatatatatattatatttcctTATTACTATTGACTTCGAACACTATAAAAACTACTTGCATTAATCGGTACCTTTCATTCTCATAAGTCATATCTCCCTGCCTCTTCTTTTCCCATAAAAGATGACCAGTTCCTCTGTCTCCTCCTTGCTCCGTCTTAGCTTTTGTTTGTTC
This portion of the Raphanus sativus cultivar WK10039 unplaced genomic scaffold, ASM80110v3 Scaffold0099, whole genome shotgun sequence genome encodes:
- the LOC108851097 gene encoding LOW QUALITY PROTEIN: uncharacterized protein LOC108851097 (The sequence of the model RefSeq protein was modified relative to this genomic sequence to represent the inferred CDS: deleted 1 base in 1 codon), which encodes MTYENERAGNRDTSDYKVLGRRDLFLDPSVRLKATHGLLLKELKKGERYSLSSLFSLVLDQ